In Raphanus sativus cultivar WK10039 unplaced genomic scaffold, ASM80110v3 Scaffold4614, whole genome shotgun sequence, the sequence ACTAATCtggtcagtatatgaaattttagtaaactaaatattagaaaattagaatgatttctatataccatgaaagatagtttagaataaattaatttaattgtcgattgttgtttgaaatttttaaacaaaagtgaaaagtataaacttctgtatatagagcatttaccgaaaactcattattttagaaggggggttaacccacggtttttggaaaaatctcaaaaatatgaaaatctggttttattgtatagtttcattgagcactaacataagatgatggtcaaagagtttagaacatatgttgtctttgtttctcaagataatgaagattttataattgtaattccaCTAAACtggtcagtatatgaaattttagtaaactaaatattagaaaattagaattatttttatataccatgaaagatagtttagaatacattaattcaaatgtagaatgtgatttgaaatttttaaaggggaaatttcataactacacttTGTGTGGTACCACAATTCAACAATACCACCAATAGAGGgatattttcacaaatacacttTTATTAATGTGTAAAAGACAAAACTAACCTTATCTTATCTCCaattcatctctctctctccgctGGATCCATCGTCTCTCTCTCCGTTGATCGACTCTCCGGCGGCGAAATCCAATCACGTTCTTGTACGGCGGCGGTTTCGATCTTCCACCGTATGCTCTTCTCTTGGAATGGCGTCTGTGACGAATTGCTCTATGAACTGTACTGTCTCCTCGTAACGCTCTGCTTGTTCCGTACTGGTCTCTGTTTAATTTCgtattggagagagagagagggggagagATCTcgcagagaaagaagaagaagaaaaggagatgGATGCGAAGATTAAAGATGGAGTCTTGAGGATGATTGTCTCGACAACAAGTGTACTCGCTTTCTCCCTCCTAACACAGGTTCGAATCCTTCCTCTCACTCAAAAAGATCACACCTTTTTTGCATTAGGATCCATTAAATGCTTactttgtttatatataaatctgGGAGATACAATATGGATGAAGGACCATCCATTTGTGGTGAAAGGTCGTAAGCGTTTAGACGATAGTACACAACGAAAAGGTGATGGAAGTGTTTGCGTTTCATTCAACTTGCCAGGTGTTTATGGTGTTGATATACTGGTGATGCCTAATCAGAATGAAGTCAAGTTCTACGTTGAGAACAAGGAGGTGTATGAGCATGATGAGAGCTGCCATATCTTCATGGGAGCTGTCAACTGTGCTTACGTTTTTGCTCATGGAGTCCCACTATTGAGCCATGACATCGCTTGGGATGCTGAGTTTGGTGTTCT encodes:
- the LOC130507488 gene encoding uncharacterized protein LOC130507488 gives rise to the protein MDAKIKDGVLRMIVSTTSVLAFSLLTQDHPFVVKGRKRLDDSTQRKGDGSVCVSFNLPGVYGVDILVMPNQNEVKFYVENKEVYEHDESCHIFMGAVNCAYVFAHGVPLLSHDIAWDAEFGVLT